tgtcttcttccctttctttctcttccttttctgccttgttctccttattctctttggaatcccgtggccctcaagatctgccacgttgctgcctttttatagtctttttctgcttctaaaatgcagccaccatacccccttatcttaattagggttagattaagagggggtgtggactatgggctgccctagcccacatgggctgaatatgggctatcagcccaacactcGACGCATCTATTCTCTATACCATAGAGGACCGATGCAGATATGTCGTCCTCTACGTTATGCCTTCGTTGCTTCATTTCGTTGAAGAGTGCCCCAATTAGTAGACTGTCATATGCTGCTTGGTGACGGATCCCTACGGGTTCAAAGTTCAATAACCTTGATAGTCCCACCAAACCAATCTCTCCCCGACGCAGTCCTCCACAAAATCGAGATATATATTTGAGATCATAAATCTGGCCGAAGATGGTCCTCACCAAATCAGAGAACTCGTTCAAGGTGTTGGGCAGTGGGGCTCGGGTGATCATCTTTATCACAAATGCCACGTCGTAGAGTCCATGAAACGTAACATACTTGGAGCTGTAGGGTTGGCAGAA
The window above is part of the Musa acuminata AAA Group cultivar baxijiao chromosome BXJ1-1, Cavendish_Baxijiao_AAA, whole genome shotgun sequence genome. Proteins encoded here:
- the LOC135679246 gene encoding probable CCR4-associated factor 1 homolog 11, with the protein product MPTEEERYNDVKHNVDNMHLIQLGVALFDEGGNTPWPGCCWQFNFSDFDPDVDASSPDSIELLAQSGHDFQQYRRHGIDARRCAYLVCVKLFCQPYSSKYVTFHGLYDVAFVIKMITRAPLPNTLNEFSDLVRTIFGQIYDLKYISRFCGGLRRGEIGLVGLSRLLNFEPVGIRHQAAYDSLLIGALFNEMKQRRHNVEDDISASVLYGIENRCVECWADSPYSAHVG